In the genome of Arachis stenosperma cultivar V10309 chromosome 6, arast.V10309.gnm1.PFL2, whole genome shotgun sequence, the window ccttcttcttcttcagttAGGGAAGAGTTGATGATCACTGGAAAGCTATCTGCTGtgccaaggaatgcatatttaagatgaaTAGGAAGATGCTTCAATTATTGTTTTGGCACTTCTTCCTTCTTGACTTGTTTTACCTCTTTTTCAATGGAAATTTCAGTTACTTGTGCTTCCCTTGTCTCTTGATCTTTTTCCCCTTCTTCTTTTTGTTGCTCATGATGGTTGACTTCCAAAATTTCTTCCACCAAACTTTCTATCATATCCACTCTCATATAAACCTCTTGCTCAgggggtgttgcattgctttaaAAACATTGATGACCATTTACTCATTGTGTACCCTGAAGATCATTTCTCCCTTCTCCACATCAATAatagctcttgctgtggctagaaatgacattcccaagatgattgaattgtttccttcctcttctatatccaaaatcacaaagtctgcagggaagataaactctcCAACCTTCACCAATAGGTTTTCCACAATGCCATTGGGTGTCTTGATTGATCTATCGACCATTACCAACGACATCCTAGTaggtttgagttcttctatagCAAGCTTTCTCATCATTGATAGGGGCATCAAATTGATACTAGCACCAAGTTCACAGAGAACTTTGTCTAATGTCATCTTAGCTATGATACATGAAactacaaaactccctggatctttaagctttgGTGGAATGCCCCTTTGAATTAcagcactgcattcttcagtgagaagcACTGTCTCCTTTTCATGCCAACTTCTCTTTTTATTGATAAGCTCTTTCAAGAACTTTGCGTAAAGAGGCATCtgctctaatgcctcagccAGTGGAATATTAATCTCCAATTTCTTGAAGACTTCAAGGAATTTGGGTAAGTGTTGATCCTTGGTTTCCTTGTTGAACCTTTGAGGATATGGCAAGGGAGGCGTGAAAGTCTTCTCCACTTGCTTCTGTCCTTGAGATGATTCTTCCATTATTTGCTTCCATTTCCTTAAATCTTGTAGCTGGTCATCCTTCTCTTTGAGCTTCTTTAAAGTTTGCTTGCTTGCTCTCACTTCTTTGTTGCTGGCTTCTTCTTTCTCTATTGGCTTTTTGTTGCTTTTCATAGGCTTCTTGGTTTCCTCCTTGTCATTCACCAAGGTTCTTCCATTCCTTAGCcatatggctttgcactcttctTTAGGATTTGGAATGGTATCACTTGGGAGTGAGCTTGATGGCCTTTCAATCACACCTTGCTTGGAAAGctgtccaatctgcctttctaTGTTTCTTATGGAAGCTTCATTGTTCTTGTTTGTAAGTTCTTGctgtttcatcattttttccattaatatctccaagttggagattctctgagagtcttgtgggATTTGTGGTTGGTTATGAGCTATTAAGGGTGGATGATAGTTGTTGTGGTTGGTGGTTTGGTTATTGGATGGATAatggttagaattggggtaATTGTTTGGGGTTTTCTATAAGGATTATGGTTAGTGTTCTGCTaattttgattatggttatCTCCCCATCTAAGGTTAGGGTGGTTCTTCCAAAATGGATTGTAAGTGTCACCATAAACTTCACTTGATCCTGAACCTTGGTTGTGCACATATTGAATTTGTTCCTGTTGATGATCTTCTTGGCTTTCTTCTTTCTAcccccatgtggttgatggttggcttgtatTCACTGCTGTAACTTAGAGGCTATCAATCCTCTTAGACATTTACTCAAATTATTGgtgaatttgctgctgcatcattttgttttgagctagGATTGAGTCCACTCATTCCAATTCTAGCACTCCTTTCtattgtgatggttggcgttgtctttaaTGGGCAAAGGAGTATTGATtttttgcaaccatatcaataagATTCTAGGCCTCCTTTGCAGTCTTCATCAATTGTAGGGAGCCTCCTACTGAGTGATCtagtgcttcttgagccttcaGAGTTAAACTAGAAATTCTAAAGTATGTCCTATTCATTGAATATTTCAGGGGGGCACTTTCTAATCAGGgtcttgtatctctcccaagcctCATAGAATGACTCTCCATCCATCTGAATGAATGTTTGGACCTCTATTTTGAGTCTAATAATCCTTTGGGGAGgatagaacttggctaagaactTGTTTACTAGAACTTCCTAATTGTTGATGCTATCTCTTGGAAATGACTCCAACCGTTGAGTAGCTTTGTCTTTGAGGGAAAATGGAAATAACAGCAGCTAGTAAATGTCAAGATGCACTCTATTGGTTTTGACAGTATCATAAATCCTCAGAAAAGTGGATAAGTGTTAGTTTGGATCTTCAAGTGGCCCTCCTCCATAGGAAGAATTGTTTTGTACCAAGGTGATGAGTTGTGGCATCaattcaaagttatttgcattgacatttggggtaaggatgctactcccataaTGCCTTGGATTAGCAAAGGTGTAGgaagccaaaactctcctctgtGGTTGACCATTGTTTTTGGCCACTCCTACTAGTGGATTTGTTAgattctcctctatttcttaATATTCTTCTTCAGAAGTTTCTTCTCCAATGACTCCCTTTCCTCTGGCTTCCCTTCTCAGTCTTCTAAGGGT includes:
- the LOC130934248 gene encoding uncharacterized protein LOC130934248, producing MEKMMKQQELTNKNNEASIRNIERQIGQLSKQGVIERPSSSLPSDTIPNPKEECKAIWLRNGRTLVNDKEETKKPMKSNKKPIEKEEASNKEVRASKQTLKKLKEKDDQLQDLRKWKQIMEESSQGQKQVEKTFTPPLPYPQRFNKETKDQHLPKFLEVFKKLEINIPLAEALEQMPLYAKFLKELINKKRSWHEKETVLLTEECSAVIQRGIPPKLKDPGSFVVSCIIAKMTLDKVLCELGASINLMPLSMMRKLAIEELKPTRMSLVMVDRSIKTPNGIVENLLVKFVVPKKDGMIVVVIEKNEPIPTRTVTGWRMCIDFRMLNDSTRKDHFLLPFIDQMLEKLASHDRKGSENQVADHLSRLPQETVQEASHPVNESFPDEHLLQIQQAPWFADIANYKVGRKIPKEFTKQQVKKLLNEANKFLWDEPFLFRRCSDGMITKCVPEGEMRSILWHCHGSAYGGHFGPERTAANVLQSGFYWPTIFKDPREFFHQCNECQRGGGLTK